The Candidatus Desulfofervidus auxilii genomic sequence CCCCAGCCTTAAGGAGCTTTGGAATTAGTTCTCGTACTATTTTAGCATTTACTACTGTTTCTACTGCACACCATTTTTGATCATGAAGAGGAGAAATAGTAGGTGCATTAAGGCTTGGTAATAATTTTACAATTTCTTCTAATTTTTCCTGAGGTACATTCATTTTTAAACCTACCATATGATATCCATGTAAAGCCCCTTTTAATAAAAGGACAATCTGTTCTATCTTTTCCTTTTTCCATGAATCTTTCCAACTTTCTGGATTGGCTATAAATTGAGGATAAGAAATCATTAATTCCTTAATTATCTTTAAACCATGTGCCTTTAAAGTTGTACCAGTTTCAGTAACTTCAACAATAGCATCTGCTAATCCAGAAACTACTTTGGCTTCTGTAGCACCCCAAGAGAACTCTACAGTAACATTTATACCTTCTTTTTCAAAAAAACGTTTAGTAAAATTGACTAACTCTGTAGCAATCTTTTTCCCTTCTAAATCTTTTATATCTTTAATATGAGTGTTTCCTGCTACTGCTAATACCCATCTTGTGGGACGAAGGCTTGTTTTTGAATAAATCAAATCAGCTACTACTACTACTTTAGATTCATTTTCTAATATCCAGTCCTTTCCTGTAA encodes the following:
- the hisG gene encoding ATP phosphoribosyltransferase; the protein is MKKLKLGIPKGSLQNATIELFKRAGWEIKVGERSYFPTINDEEIECSMCRAQEMSRYVENGTLDAGITGKDWILENESKVVVVADLIYSKTSLRPTRWVLAVAGNTHIKDIKDLEGKKIATELVNFTKRFFEKEGINVTVEFSWGATEAKVVSGLADAIVEVTETGTTLKAHGLKIIKELMISYPQFIANPESWKDSWKKEKIEQIVLLLKGALHGYHMVGLKMNVPQEKLEEIVKLLPSLNAPTISPLHDQKWCAVETVVNAKIVRELIPKLLKAGAEGIIEYPLHKVI